The DNA window CGCCGCCGGGACCCGCGCTGCCGCCCCCGCCGGTGCTCCCGCCGGTGCCCCCGCCGCCGGGCAGGCGCCCGCCGCCTCCGCCGGCACCATGAGCTGCGGCGGTGTCTCCGTGGACGTCCCGACCGACCGGGTCGCCACCGTCCTCGCCTTCGCCTGCTCCCAGCTGGGCAAGCCCTACGTCTGGGGCGCCTCCGGGCCGAACGCCTACGACTGCTCCGGCTTCACCATGGCCTCCTGGGCCAAGGCCGGCGTCTCCCTGCCGCACTCCTCGCGCTCGCAGGCCGGGGTCGGCACGCGGGTCTCCGAGGGCGACCTGCGCGCCGGGGACCTCGTCTTCAGCTTCTCCCCCATCAGCCACGTCGGCATCTACCTGGGCGGCGGCAAGATGATCGCCGCCCCGTCCGCCGGCGACGTCGTCAAGATCCAGTCGCTGCAGTACCTGCCCTACACCGCAGGTACCCGGCTCTGAGGCCCACCCGCCGCCCCAGACCCGCAGCCCCGAGACCGAGGAGCACGTCCGTGCGCACCCGCCTGCCCCGCCGCCTGTCGCTCGTGGCCACCGGCGTCGTCGCCGTCGCCATGCTGGCCCCCACCGCCCAGGCGACGACGCCCCCTGACGTCGAGGGCGCCCGCCAGCAGGTCGCCCAGCTCGGCGCCGAGGTCGAGGCCGCCTCCGCGGAGTACCGCGACGTCGAGGCCCGCCTGGCCGCCCAGCAGAACCAGGTCGCCGCGGCACAGGCCCGCTCCGCCAGCCAGGCCACGCTCGTCGCCTCGCTCGAGCAGCAGGTCGTCGCCCTCGCCGTCCAGACCTACAAGAGCGGCGGCGTCGACCCGCAGCTGTCCCTGCTCGCCAGCGGCGGCACCGCCCTGTCGGACTCCACGACGCTGCTCGGCATGGTCGCCGAGCGCCGCGCGGTGACCCTCGGCGACGTCCGCGACGCGCAGGCCGAGCTGGACCGGCTCCGCGACGCCGAGACGGCCGAGCTCCAGGCCGTCCAGGCGCTCCAGGCCGACCTCACGCAGAAGCGCACCGAGATCGAGGCCCGCCTCGCCGGTGCCCAGGACGTCCTCGCGGTCGCCGAGGCCGAGGCCCAGCGCCAGGCCGCGCTGGAGGAGGCCCGCAAGGCCGCCGAGGCGTCCCGCAGCAGCACGGGCGCGGCCGCTGCCGGCACCGCCACGGAGGAGGGTCCGGTCGCGGCCCCCCCGGGCAGCGACGGCATCCTCGTCACCCCGACCCCCGGCCGGCAGTCCGCCTACGGCTGGCGCATCCACCCCGTCTACGGGGTGCGGAAGTTCCACCGCGGCATGGACATCAGCGTCGGCTGCGGCACCCCGGTCATCGCCGCGGCCGACGGTGTCGTCCAGTCGGCCAAGTGGGACGGCAGCTACGGCAACATCATCGTCGTGCGCCACGGCCCCTCGCCGGTCGGCGACCTCAGCACGGCCTACGCCCACCTGTCGGAGTACGCCGTCACCAGCGGCCCCGTCACGCAGGGCCAGGTCATCGGCTACGTCGGCACGACCGGCCTGTCGACCGGCTGCCACCTGCACTTCGAGGTGCGCATCGACGGCCAGGACGTCGACCCCGCCGGCTTCATCTGATCCCTGGGTCCGCCGGGGGACGCCCCGGCGGGTCGGGCAGCGCTACGGGTCGAGCAGCGCTACGGGTCGAGCAGCGCTGCGGGAACCAGCCCTCCGGCGGTGATGCTGCGGACGTGGACACCCTCCGGGGACGCCCGCACCACGTGCGCGGCCCCCGCGCCGCGGACCGACAGGGCCGCACCGGCCACCCGCAGGGCGGTCCCCTCGTCGAGGGCCACCCCGCCGCCGACCGCGCCGGAGCCGACCGCGGCGACGAGCCGGGCGAGCGTCCCCCACTGCGCGGCGTGGACGTCGAGCGCGAACGGCACCAGCCCCAGGCCGTCGACGACGGACAGCCCGTCGAGGTCCTCGGCGGCGTCCTCGGGGCACACGGCCCGCCCGTCCAGCCGCCAGCCGCCGACGAGCGCACGGCCCGCCGCGACCGCCGCGCCGGCCGAGAAGCCGAGGTAGGGCCGCCCGCGGCACCACGCCCGCAGCCGGTCCGCGACCGGCGCCAGCGCGGCGGCGTACGCGGGCGTCAGCCCCCCGGAGACGAGCAGGGCGTCGGCGCCCCCGAGCGCGGCCACGTCCAGGACGCCGCCCTCGGGCACGAGCACCGGCCGGACCCGGCAGTCCCCGCTGCGACCGAGCACGTCGCGCCACCGCTCGGCGCGCCCGGCGCCGTCGCCCTCGTCGAGGACGACGCAGGCCACCGTCGCGCCGGGGCCGGCCTCGGCGAGGAACGGGCCGTAGACCTCGTCCCGGGCCTCCTCGTCCCAGCCGCCGCCCACCAGGTGCACCGCCGCCTCCGCCACCCGGGTATCCTCGTGCGTCCGCCGGCGGGGGTCCAGGGTGCGCGACCATGGGCCGGTGAGCCCCCGCGCGCGTGCCGACCGGCCCTTCGACCTGCTCGTCGTCGGGGCGGGGGCGACCGGCCTCGGTGCCGCCCGGGCCGCCCGCCCGGGCAGCCGCCGCGTCGGCATGGTGGAGACGGCGCGCACCGGCGGCGACTGCACGCACTACGGCTGCGTCCCCAGCAAGACCCTGCTCGACGTCGCCCACCGGGTCTCCCGCGCCCGGGACGGTCGCCGCTTCGGGGTGGGCGAGGTCGGCCCGGTCGACTTCCCGGCCGTCATGGCGCACGTGCGCTCGGTCGTCGCCGAGGTGGAGCACGACGAGTCGCCGGAGCAGCTCGCCTCGGAGGGGATCGACCTGCTCCACGGCTGGGCGCGCTTCACCGGGGTGCAGGCCGACGGGCTCCTCGCGCTGGACGTCTCCGGCACGCCCGTCACCGCCCGCCGCGTCGTGCTGGCCGTCGGTGCGCACGCCGCGCTGCCGCCCGTGCCGGGGCTCGCCGAGGCGGACCCGCTCACCAACCGCACCGTGTTCGGGCTCGTCGAGCAGCCCCGCCACCTGCTCGTCATGGGCGGCGGCCCGATCGGCGTGGAGCTGGCGCAGGCGTTCCGGGGGCTCGGCAGCGACGTCACCCTCGTCGAGGGGGCCGCGCGCCTGCTCGGCAGGGAGGAGCCCGAGGCGTCCGCCGTCGTCACGGCCGTGCTGCGCCGGCAGGGGGTGGACGTCCGCACGTCGACGAGCGTCACCTCCGTCGCCACCA is part of the Aquipuribacter hungaricus genome and encodes:
- a CDS encoding M23 family metallopeptidase, coding for MRTRLPRRLSLVATGVVAVAMLAPTAQATTPPDVEGARQQVAQLGAEVEAASAEYRDVEARLAAQQNQVAAAQARSASQATLVASLEQQVVALAVQTYKSGGVDPQLSLLASGGTALSDSTTLLGMVAERRAVTLGDVRDAQAELDRLRDAETAELQAVQALQADLTQKRTEIEARLAGAQDVLAVAEAEAQRQAALEEARKAAEASRSSTGAAAAGTATEEGPVAAPPGSDGILVTPTPGRQSAYGWRIHPVYGVRKFHRGMDISVGCGTPVIAAADGVVQSAKWDGSYGNIIVVRHGPSPVGDLSTAYAHLSEYAVTSGPVTQGQVIGYVGTTGLSTGCHLHFEVRIDGQDVDPAGFI
- a CDS encoding Type 1 glutamine amidotransferase-like domain-containing protein, which produces MAEAAVHLVGGGWDEEARDEVYGPFLAEAGPGATVACVVLDEGDGAGRAERWRDVLGRSGDCRVRPVLVPEGGVLDVAALGGADALLVSGGLTPAYAAALAPVADRLRAWCRGRPYLGFSAGAAVAAGRALVGGWRLDGRAVCPEDAAEDLDGLSVVDGLGLVPFALDVHAAQWGTLARLVAAVGSGAVGGGVALDEGTALRVAGAALSVRGAGAAHVVRASPEGVHVRSITAGGLVPAALLDP
- a CDS encoding C40 family peptidase codes for the protein AAGTRAAAPAGAPAGAPAAGQAPAASAGTMSCGGVSVDVPTDRVATVLAFACSQLGKPYVWGASGPNAYDCSGFTMASWAKAGVSLPHSSRSQAGVGTRVSEGDLRAGDLVFSFSPISHVGIYLGGGKMIAAPSAGDVVKIQSLQYLPYTAGTRL